TGGGCCAGACCGTCGTCCGGCGGGTCGGTCATCCCACCGCCCGCTCGGTGTCGTACGCGGTGGCCGGAGCGATGCTCGGGATCACCCGACAGGGCGTACACGACCTGCTCAGCCGGGGAAAGCTGGCCCGTCACCCCGAAGGCGGCGTACTGCCCTCGTCGGTCCGCGACCGCCTCCTGAAGCTCGATCCAGGGTGTTAGGAAGGGCCCCTTCTTCTACAGAAAACGATAAGAAGGGGCCCTTCCTTACAGCTCAGTCGGGGACGCGGCGGAAGGCGCCGTCGCTGGCCGAGGTGGCCATCGAGGCGTACGCCCGGAGGGCGGCGGAGACGGGACGCTCGCGGTTGACTGGGGTGTACGGGCGGTCGCGCTTCTCCTGGGCGATGCGGCGGGCTTCCAGGATCTCGGGCGCCACCGCCAGTTCCATGCTCCGGTTGGGGATGTCGATGACGATCTCGTCACCCTCCTCCACCAGTGCGATCAGGCCGCCGCCGGCCGCCTCGGGGGAGACGTGTCCGATGGAGAGCCCGGAGGTGCCGCCGGAGAACCGGCCGTCGGTGATCAGGGCGCACTCCCGGCCGAGGCCGCGGCCCTTGAGGAACGAGGTGGGGTAGAGCATCTCCTGCATTCCGGGGCCACCCCTGGGGCCCTCGTACCGGATGACCACCACGTCTCCGGCGACGACCCGTTTGCCGAGGATCGCGTCGACGGCCGCGTCCTGCGACTCGTAGACCTTGGCCGGGCCCCGGAAGGTCAGGCGGTCGGCCGGCACTCCGGCGGTCTTCACCACGGCACCCTCCGGAGCGAGGTTGCCGTGCAGGATGGCCAACCCCCCGTCGGCGGTGTACGCGTGCGCCTTGTCCCGGATGCAGCCGTCGACCGGGTCGGTGTCCAGTTTGGACCAACGGTTGGCGGTGGAGAACGGCTCGGTGGTGCGGACGCCACCGGGAGCGGCGTGGAACAGCTCGACCGCCTCGGGTGTCGGCGTACCGCCGCGGATGTCCCAGTCGGCCAGCCATCCGTCCAGGTCGGGCGAGTGCACCGAGTGCACGTCCCGGCGCAGCAGGGCGGCCCGGTCCAGTTCGCCGAGGAGGGCCGGGATGCCGCCGGCCCGGTGCACGTCCTCCATGTGGTACTTCGGGGAGTTCGGGGCGACCTTGGCCAGGCAGGGCACCCGGCGGGAGATCTCGTCGATGTCGGCGACCCCGAAGTCCAGCTCGGCCTCCCGGGCGGCGGCCAGCAGGTGCAGCACGGTGTTGGTGGACCCGCCCATCGCCACGTCCAGGGCCACGGCGTTCTCGAACGCGGCCCGGGAGGCGATCGCGCGGGGCAGCACCGAGGCGTCGTCGCCGTCGTACCAGCGCTTGGCGATGTCCACGACGACCCGGCCGGCCCGCTCGAAGAGTGCCTTGCGGGCGGCGTGGGTGGCCAGCACCGATCCGTTGCCGGGCAGCGCCAGCCCGATCGCCTCGGTCAGGCAGTTCATCGAGTTGGCGGTGAACATGCCGGAGCAGGAGCCGCAGGTCGGGCAGGCGGAGCGCTCGATCTCACCGAGTTGGTCGTCGGTGACCGCGTCGTTCGACGAGGCGATCATCGCGTCGATCAGGTCGATCTTGTCGTGCACGATGCCCTCGATCGCCATCGTCTTGCCGGCCTCCATCGGGCCGCCGGAGACGAAGACCGTGGGGATGTTCAGCCGCAGCGCGGCGAGCAGCATGCCCGGAGTGATCTTGTCGCAGTTGGAGATGCAGACGAGCGCGTCGGCGCAGTGCGCGTTGACCATGTACTCCACGGCGTCGGCGATGAGTTCCCGACTGGGCAGGGAGTAGAGCATCCCGCCGTGGCCCATCGCGATCCCGTCGTCCACCGCGATGGTGTTGAACTCCCGGCCGACGCCACCGGCCTCGGCGATCGAGTCGGCGACCAGGCCGCCGAGATCCTTGAGGTGTACGTGACCGGGTACGAACTGCGTGAAGCTGTTCGCGATGGCGACGATCGGCTTGCCGAAGTCGTCGTCGGTCATCCCGGTGGCCCGCCACAGCGCGCGGGCGCCGGCCATCGTCCGGCCATGTGTGGAGGTCTTTGACCGCAGGTCAGGCATTCGACAAGTGTGGCACTACCGCCGCCGTTCCGCCGCTGTGCCGGTGCGGGCGGTCCAGCAAGCGGGACGCCGGTGGCGCCGAGAGGTGTCCGTGGAACGCCCCGATCGTCACCACGATGCCCGAATGGGCGGTCTGTGCCTCTGATCGAGGATCAGGCATCCGGGGTCCCCATGGAGTGCGATCGATCCGGCAGAGTGAATGTGTGCAACTCGCCTCCGGCGTACCGGCCCTCGCGGTGGCGACCGGCCTCGCGTCCACCTGCGGGCCGGTCATGCTGGCTTTCTCCGCCCAGCGGCACGCCGGTGCCCGCCGGGTCGGACTCTGGCTGCTGGCGGTGGGCGGTGCGCTGGCGGTCGTCAGCGCGGGGATCGGCGTGGCCGCGATCCTCACGATGGCCGAGCACTGGAGCCATCAGCAGGCCCAGCGGACCGGCCTGGCGACGCTGGTCGCGGTCGGCACGGCGGTGAGCGGGGTGCTGCTCTGCGCGGGCCTGCTCCGGTTGCCCGGCGCCGCCGAGACCGGCGCCGCCGCGCTCCGGCTCGTGCTGGACGGGCTGGTGATCGGGGCGGCGTTGTGGTTCGTCGGCTGGGTGCTGCTCGCCGAACCGACCCGGCTGCTCGGCGAGTTCGCCGCCAGGGGCTGCCTGGCGATCCTGGTGGCCACCATCACATCGGCGGTGGCGACCGGGCTCACCTTCATCGTCGGGGCACGGTCGCGGTCGCCGCGACACGGCCTGCTGCTGGCCGGCGGCGGGGTGACCCTGGTGACCGGGTGCGGGCTGGCCATCGCCACCGGGTTGTGCCAGGCGGGCCCGACCGTGGCGCTGCTCGGCGTGGTGCTGCTGCCGTTCGGCCTGCTGGCGGTCGCGCTGGCCGGCCGGCTGACGGAGGCGACGGGTGGACCGGACCCGGACGTCATCCGACGCGGCACCGCGTACGCCTTCCTGCCGATGATGGCGATGGCCGTCTCCGCCGTCTACCACCTGGTGATCGGCGGCAACTTCACGATCTTCGCGGTGGTGGCCGGCATCGTCGAGGGGTTCGGCCTGGTGGCCCGGCAGCACCTGGCGTTGAACGACGTACGCGGCTACGCCAGTCGGCTCGCCGAACGGGAGGCGCACTTCCGGGAACTGGCCCACACCGACCCGCTGACCGGGTTGGCGAACCGCCGGGGCCTGTTGCGGGCGGTGCACCAGGACGGGGCCACGGAGACGCCCTGGGTGCTGCTCGGGCTGGATCTCGACGGCTTCAAGAACGTCAACGACATGCGGGGCCACGACGTCGGCGACGCGGTGCTGATCGAGGTGGGCCGGCGGCTGCGGACCAACCTCCGCCCCGGTGACCTGGCCGCCCGGCTCGGCGGCGACGAGTTCGCGGTGCTGATGCGGGCCCGTCCGGCGGAGGCGCAGCGGATCGCCGAGCGGCTGCTCGGGGTCGTCGGGTCGGCGTACCGGCACGAGGCCGGTCAGGTCTTCCTGTCGGTCAGCATCGGGGTCGCCGAGTCGACCGGCGCCGGGGACGCCGAGCACACCGACGCCGGGGACGTGGAGACGCTGCTCCGCAACGCCGACCTGGCCCTGCGCTACGCCAAGCAGCGGGGCAAGAACCGCGTCGAACGGTACGACGTGGCCTACGACCACCTGCTCCGCCGGCGTACCACGTTGGAGCACGAACTGCGCGGTGCGATCGAGCGCGACGAGCTGCACCTGGCGTTCCAGCCGGTCGTGGCGGTGCCCTCGGTCCGGCCGGTCGGCGCGGAGGCGCTGCTCCGCTGGCACCATCCGGAGCTGGGCAACGTCGGCCCGGACGAGTTCATCCCGCTCGCCGAGGAGTGCGGGATGATCGCCAAACTCGGCGCCTGGGTGCTGCACCGGGCGTGCCACCAGCTCTCGATCTGGCTCGCCGACGGTCACGACGTCTGGGTCTCGGTCAACGTGTCCCCCCGGGAACTGCACGCCCCCGAGTACGTCGTCCAGGTCGCCGAGGCGCTGCGGGCGCACCGGGTGCCGCCGCAGCGGCTGGTGCTGGAGGTCACCGAACACGCGGTGGCGACCGACCTGGACGAACTGATCCGGCGGCTGCGGGCGTTGCGGCTGACCGGGGTACGGATCGCGCTGGACGACTTCGGCGCGGGGTACTCCTCCCTGGGGCAGCTCCGCCGGCTGCCGATCGACATCCTCAAGATCGACCACAGCCTGGTCGCCGAGCCGGAGCCGATCCGGCCGCCCGGCCCGGACGGTCGGGCCTTCGCGCCGATGGTCGACGTGGTGATGCGGCTCGGCCATCAACTCGGCCTGGAGGTGATCGCCGAGGGCGTGACCAATCCCACCGAACTCGCGGCAGTGGTCGAGGCCGGTTGCCGGTTCGGGCAGGGGCAGCTCTTCGGCTGGGGGGTCCCGGCCGAGCATCTGGAGGCGATGCTGGAGGCGGCCAGCCCACCCGAGGCCCGCTCTGCGCGACCGGCTCCGCCGAAGCCGCCGCGGCCCCGCCCGCCGGCACAGCGGGCACCGAGCGATCCCTACCCGTCGGGTGCGCAGCCTGCGGAGAGTCGCCCCAACGAGGCCGGGGCGACGGCCGACAACCGCCCCTCCGGAAACCGGAAGAAGCCCAGGCCGGGCACGGATTCTGTCCAGAATGCGGGATCAGTTGACTCATCGCATGAGATGCGTCAGGCTTAGCCACATGTCGCCGACCAGGTCCTTCCGAGTACTTATCTGAGCGCACTCTCCACCCCGAGAGTGCGCAGGCCCCGTGCATCAGCACGCGGGCCGTTTTTATTGGCCGTGTACTTCGTTGGCAGGGCGGGCCACCTCCGTTGGCGTACCGGACCTGCCGGCAGGTGCGGATCCTCCTCACGCCGGAGGCGAGTTGCCCGCCCGCCGAGGTGAGGCCCCGCCCGCACCGCCCCCATATCTGGAAAAGAACACTGCTCCGAGCCGAAGGCCTGAATAGCCATGACGAGACCCACACCAGAGACCCTGGCGAACAGCGCGCGCCGGCACCGGCCCGCCGCCGTCGACGGTGTCAACGACCCCTCCGACCAGTACCCCCGCCGACTCCGGCCCGGTGCCTCCGCGCCCGGCGAGGCGTCCGGTCCGCTCGGTGACGCGTCGGCCCGGGCCGCCGCGAGCGGTCAGGTGGTAGCACCGGTCCAGGTCTCCGGCGCCGGTTCACTGGTCAAGTCGTTGGAGGCGCTCGGGGTCGAGGTCGCGTTCGGCATTCCGGGCGGGGCGATCCTGCCGGCGTACGACCCGCTCTACGACTCGTCGGTGCGGCACATCCTGGTCCGCCACGAGCAGGGCGCCGGGCACGCCGCGACCGGGTACGCCCAGGCGACCGGGCGGGTCGGGGTCTGCATCGCCACCTCCGGGCCGGGGGCCACCAACCTGGTCACGCCGATCGCGGACGCGTACATGGACTCGGTGCCGATGGTGGCGATCACCGGTCAGGTCGCCCGGCCGGCGATCGGCACGGACGCCTTCCAGGAGGCGGACATCCAGGGCATCACCCTGCCGATCACCAAGCACAACTTCCTGGTCCAGACCGCCGAGGAGATCCCGAGGATCCTGGCCGAGGCGTTCCACCTGGCCGGCACCGGCCGACCCGGCCCGGTGCTGGTGGACATCCCCAAGGACGTCCTCCAGGCGCAGACCACCTTCAGTTGGCCGCCCACCCTCGACCTGCCCGGCTACCGGCCGACCCTGCATCCGCACGGCAAGCAGATCCGCGAGGCGGCCCGGCTGATGACCTCGGCCCGGCGGCCGGTGCTCTACGTCGGCGGCGGGGTGCTCAAGGCCGGCGCCACCGAGGGGCTGCGCAAGCTGGCGGAGCTGACCGGGATCCCGGTGGTCACCACCCTGATGGCCCGGGGCGCCTTCCCGGACTCGCATCCGCAGCACCTGGGGATGCCCGGCATGCACGGCAGCGTCGCCGCCGTCTACGGCCTACAGAAATCGGACCTGATCGTCGCCCTGGGGGCCAGGTTCGACGACCGGGTGACCGGCAAGCTGGACTCCTTCGCCCCGGGTGCGGCGATCGTGCACGCCGACATCGACCCGGCGGAGATCGGCAAGAACCGCGCCGCCGACGTGCCGATCGTCGGTGACGCCCGGTACGTGATCGACGAGTTGATCGAGGCGGTCCGGGCCACCGCGGCGGGCCAGTCCGGCAGCCCGGTCGACCGGACCGAGTGGTGGTCGCAGCTCGACGACCTACGGGAGCGCTATCCGCTCGGCTACGACGAGCCGACCGACGGCACCCTCGCCCCGCAGTACGTGATCCAGCGGTTGGGCGAGATCGTCGGGCCGGACGCCGTGTACGTCGCCGGGGTGGGCCAGCACCAGATGTGGGCCTCCCAGTTCATCTCGTACGAGAAGCCGTACACCTGGCTCAACTCCGGTGGGCTGGGCACGATGGGGTACGCCGTGCCGGCGGCGATGGGGGCGAAGGTCGGCAAGCCCGACACCACTGTCTGGGCGGTCGACGGGGACGGCTGCTTCCAGATGACCAACCAGGAGCTGGCGACCTGTGCGCTGGAGGGCATCCCGGTCAAGATCGCCATCATCAACAACGGCAACCTCGGCATGGTCCGGCAGTGGCAGACGCTGTTCTACGGCGAGCGCTACTCGAACACCGAGCTGGGTACCCACAAGCACCGGATCCCGGACTTCGTGAAGCTCGCCGAGGCGCTGGGCTGTATCGGCCTGCGCTGCGAGAGCGCCGCCGACGTCGACAAGACGATCGAGGCCGCGATGGCGATCAACGACGTGCCGGTGGTGGTCGACTTCGTGGTCGGCAAGGACGCCATGGTGTGGCCGATGGTGGCCGCCGGCACCAGCAACGACGAGATCATGTTCGCCCGGGGAGTCCGCCCGGCCTTCGACGACGACGACCTGTGAGGCCGTAGACATGAGCAAGCACACGCTTTCGGTGCTGGTGGAGAACAAGCCCGGTGTCCTGGCCCGGGTGGGCGGGCTCTTCTCCCGCCGTGGCTTCAATATCAACTCGCTGGCGGTCGGCGAGACCGAGAACCCCGAGGTCTCCCGGATAACCATCGTGGTCAACGCCGACTCCTCACCCCTGGAGCAGGTCACCAAGCAGCTCAACAAGCTGGTCAACGTGCTGAAGATCGTCGAGCTGGACCCGGGTGTCTCGGTGGCCCGCGAACTGGTGCTGGTCAAGGTTCGGGCCGACCGGGCGCAGCGGGCCCAGGTGCTGGAGACGGTGAACCTGTTCCGGGCCCGGGTCGTCGACGTCGCGCCGGACACCCTCACAATCGAGGCGACCGGTACCGCTGACAAGCTGGAAGCGCTGCTGCGCGATCTCGAAGCATTCGGAATCAAGGAAATGGTGCAGTCGGGACTGGTGGCCATCGGGCGGGGTTCCCGCTCGATCACCACCGGCTCGACGCTGCGGGCCGCCTGATCGAGGCTGGCCCCGCGTAACGAAATTCAACGGCGGGCCCGACTCGGGCCGCCGCAGGAGAGGAAAGTCATGACCGCTGAGGTGTTCTACGACGACGACGCCGACCTGGCGCTCATCCAGAGCAAGAAGGTCGCGGTGCTCGGTTACGGCAGCCAGGGCCACGCCCACGCGCTGTCGCTGCGCGACTCGGGCATCGACGTGGTGATCGGTCTTCCGGAGGGGTCGAAGAGCCGGGCCAAGGCCCAGGAGCAGGGGCTGCGGGTGCTCAGCCCGGCCGAGGCGTCGGCCGAGGCCGACGTGATCATGGTGTTGGCGCCGGACACCGCGCAGCGGTCGCTCTACGCCGACGCCATCGCGCCGAACCTGACCGCCGGCAAGGCGCTGCTGTTCGGCCACGGCCTCAACATCCGGTACGGCTTCATCACGCCCCCGGCCGACGTCGACGTGGCGATGGTCGCCCCGAAGGGCCCGGGTCACCTGGTCCGCCGGCAGTACGTCGACGGCAAGGGCGTGCCCTGTCTCGTCGCGGTGGAGCAGGACGCCACCGGTACGGCCTTCCCGCTCGCGCTGGCGTACACCAAGGCGATCGGTGGAACCCGGGCCGGAGCGATCCGGACCACCTTCAAGGAGGAGACCGAGACCGACCTGTTCGGCGAGCAGGCGGTGC
The nucleotide sequence above comes from Plantactinospora soyae. Encoded proteins:
- a CDS encoding acetolactate synthase large subunit translates to MTRPTPETLANSARRHRPAAVDGVNDPSDQYPRRLRPGASAPGEASGPLGDASARAAASGQVVAPVQVSGAGSLVKSLEALGVEVAFGIPGGAILPAYDPLYDSSVRHILVRHEQGAGHAATGYAQATGRVGVCIATSGPGATNLVTPIADAYMDSVPMVAITGQVARPAIGTDAFQEADIQGITLPITKHNFLVQTAEEIPRILAEAFHLAGTGRPGPVLVDIPKDVLQAQTTFSWPPTLDLPGYRPTLHPHGKQIREAARLMTSARRPVLYVGGGVLKAGATEGLRKLAELTGIPVVTTLMARGAFPDSHPQHLGMPGMHGSVAAVYGLQKSDLIVALGARFDDRVTGKLDSFAPGAAIVHADIDPAEIGKNRAADVPIVGDARYVIDELIEAVRATAAGQSGSPVDRTEWWSQLDDLRERYPLGYDEPTDGTLAPQYVIQRLGEIVGPDAVYVAGVGQHQMWASQFISYEKPYTWLNSGGLGTMGYAVPAAMGAKVGKPDTTVWAVDGDGCFQMTNQELATCALEGIPVKIAIINNGNLGMVRQWQTLFYGERYSNTELGTHKHRIPDFVKLAEALGCIGLRCESAADVDKTIEAAMAINDVPVVVDFVVGKDAMVWPMVAAGTSNDEIMFARGVRPAFDDDDL
- the ilvD gene encoding dihydroxy-acid dehydratase, giving the protein MPDLRSKTSTHGRTMAGARALWRATGMTDDDFGKPIVAIANSFTQFVPGHVHLKDLGGLVADSIAEAGGVGREFNTIAVDDGIAMGHGGMLYSLPSRELIADAVEYMVNAHCADALVCISNCDKITPGMLLAALRLNIPTVFVSGGPMEAGKTMAIEGIVHDKIDLIDAMIASSNDAVTDDQLGEIERSACPTCGSCSGMFTANSMNCLTEAIGLALPGNGSVLATHAARKALFERAGRVVVDIAKRWYDGDDASVLPRAIASRAAFENAVALDVAMGGSTNTVLHLLAAAREAELDFGVADIDEISRRVPCLAKVAPNSPKYHMEDVHRAGGIPALLGELDRAALLRRDVHSVHSPDLDGWLADWDIRGGTPTPEAVELFHAAPGGVRTTEPFSTANRWSKLDTDPVDGCIRDKAHAYTADGGLAILHGNLAPEGAVVKTAGVPADRLTFRGPAKVYESQDAAVDAILGKRVVAGDVVVIRYEGPRGGPGMQEMLYPTSFLKGRGLGRECALITDGRFSGGTSGLSIGHVSPEAAGGGLIALVEEGDEIVIDIPNRSMELAVAPEILEARRIAQEKRDRPYTPVNRERPVSAALRAYASMATSASDGAFRRVPD
- the ilvC gene encoding ketol-acid reductoisomerase, producing the protein MTAEVFYDDDADLALIQSKKVAVLGYGSQGHAHALSLRDSGIDVVIGLPEGSKSRAKAQEQGLRVLSPAEASAEADVIMVLAPDTAQRSLYADAIAPNLTAGKALLFGHGLNIRYGFITPPADVDVAMVAPKGPGHLVRRQYVDGKGVPCLVAVEQDATGTAFPLALAYTKAIGGTRAGAIRTTFKEETETDLFGEQAVLCGGASALVQTGFEVLTEAGYAPEIAYFECLHELKLIVDLMYEGGIARMRYSVSDTAEYGDYSRGPRVVDSRVKDEMRKILSEIQSGEFAREWIAEDDAGRPNFTKWRAEGAAHPIEETGKKLRGMMSWVDRPITETA
- a CDS encoding putative bifunctional diguanylate cyclase/phosphodiesterase, whose product is MLAFSAQRHAGARRVGLWLLAVGGALAVVSAGIGVAAILTMAEHWSHQQAQRTGLATLVAVGTAVSGVLLCAGLLRLPGAAETGAAALRLVLDGLVIGAALWFVGWVLLAEPTRLLGEFAARGCLAILVATITSAVATGLTFIVGARSRSPRHGLLLAGGGVTLVTGCGLAIATGLCQAGPTVALLGVVLLPFGLLAVALAGRLTEATGGPDPDVIRRGTAYAFLPMMAMAVSAVYHLVIGGNFTIFAVVAGIVEGFGLVARQHLALNDVRGYASRLAEREAHFRELAHTDPLTGLANRRGLLRAVHQDGATETPWVLLGLDLDGFKNVNDMRGHDVGDAVLIEVGRRLRTNLRPGDLAARLGGDEFAVLMRARPAEAQRIAERLLGVVGSAYRHEAGQVFLSVSIGVAESTGAGDAEHTDAGDVETLLRNADLALRYAKQRGKNRVERYDVAYDHLLRRRTTLEHELRGAIERDELHLAFQPVVAVPSVRPVGAEALLRWHHPELGNVGPDEFIPLAEECGMIAKLGAWVLHRACHQLSIWLADGHDVWVSVNVSPRELHAPEYVVQVAEALRAHRVPPQRLVLEVTEHAVATDLDELIRRLRALRLTGVRIALDDFGAGYSSLGQLRRLPIDILKIDHSLVAEPEPIRPPGPDGRAFAPMVDVVMRLGHQLGLEVIAEGVTNPTELAAVVEAGCRFGQGQLFGWGVPAEHLEAMLEAASPPEARSARPAPPKPPRPRPPAQRAPSDPYPSGAQPAESRPNEAGATADNRPSGNRKKPRPGTDSVQNAGSVDSSHEMRQA
- the ilvN gene encoding acetolactate synthase small subunit — protein: MSKHTLSVLVENKPGVLARVGGLFSRRGFNINSLAVGETENPEVSRITIVVNADSSPLEQVTKQLNKLVNVLKIVELDPGVSVARELVLVKVRADRAQRAQVLETVNLFRARVVDVAPDTLTIEATGTADKLEALLRDLEAFGIKEMVQSGLVAIGRGSRSITTGSTLRAA